One Kosmotoga arenicorallina S304 genomic window carries:
- a CDS encoding glucose-6-phosphate isomerase (catalyzes the formation of D-fructose 6-phosphate from D-glucose 6-phosphate), which yields MLKFDFSLAFKENIGTGPTYEEILERADIALGALNKVIDNQPGFIRILGTEEYIEEVQKYASWFSSFENIVVLGIGGSALGNIALHKSLKPINWNSPNFDREGKARVFVVDNIDPEFVDAVLSKIDLSKTLFNIISKSGTTAEAMANYLIVRGMLDKSGLASAEHLLFTTDPEKGVLRVIAEREGIRTLTIPRDVGGRFSVLTPVGLASAFAEGIDIKALHRGAKKGLERYKNQKASENPLVLNALLHLDAMNSGKRISVMMPYSNRLYLLADWYRQLWAESLGKKFDKDGKEIFAGQTPVKALGAVDQHSQIQLYNEGPKDKIITFLRLETFSVDFEIPALHNDIEALSYLGGKALSTLLNSEQYGTALALAKNGVPSLTITFPELNEENVGEFILYYELLTATMGELLRINPYDQPGVELGKKITYGLMGRKGYEGFLKDYINDNWRLEL from the coding sequence AAGGGCAGATATTGCACTAGGGGCGCTTAACAAGGTAATCGATAACCAACCTGGATTCATCAGAATTCTGGGAACGGAAGAATACATTGAAGAAGTGCAAAAATACGCAAGCTGGTTTAGCAGTTTTGAGAATATTGTTGTTTTGGGGATTGGAGGTTCAGCGCTGGGAAACATAGCACTCCACAAATCCCTGAAACCTATTAACTGGAATTCTCCCAACTTTGACAGAGAAGGTAAAGCACGCGTCTTCGTTGTCGACAACATAGACCCGGAATTTGTCGATGCGGTGTTATCGAAAATAGACCTATCAAAAACGCTCTTCAATATCATTTCGAAATCAGGCACAACAGCTGAAGCGATGGCAAATTACCTGATTGTAAGAGGAATGCTTGACAAATCAGGTTTGGCGTCCGCTGAGCATTTGCTTTTCACAACTGACCCTGAGAAAGGTGTTTTGAGGGTCATTGCAGAAAGGGAAGGAATAAGAACCCTTACTATTCCTCGCGATGTTGGGGGCAGGTTCAGCGTGTTAACACCAGTAGGCCTTGCATCGGCCTTTGCCGAAGGCATAGATATAAAGGCTCTGCACCGTGGGGCAAAAAAAGGTTTAGAACGTTATAAAAATCAAAAAGCTTCTGAAAATCCACTGGTGCTAAATGCCCTTTTACATCTTGACGCTATGAACAGTGGAAAACGTATTTCAGTAATGATGCCTTACTCCAATAGACTTTACTTATTAGCTGATTGGTACCGCCAGCTCTGGGCAGAGTCTCTGGGAAAGAAATTCGATAAAGATGGCAAAGAAATTTTTGCCGGTCAGACACCGGTTAAAGCCCTCGGTGCAGTGGATCAACACTCCCAGATTCAACTCTACAATGAAGGACCTAAAGATAAAATAATAACCTTTTTGAGACTTGAAACCTTTTCAGTAGATTTTGAAATTCCGGCTTTGCACAATGATATAGAAGCTCTTTCTTACCTTGGCGGGAAAGCACTTTCTACATTACTGAATTCCGAACAGTATGGAACTGCATTGGCTTTGGCAAAAAATGGAGTTCCCAGTCTCACGATTACTTTTCCTGAGTTAAACGAAGAAAACGTTGGAGAATTCATACTTTACTACGAACTTCTAACAGCGACAATGGGGGAATTGCTACGTATAAACCCCTATGACCAACCGGGAGTAGAACTCGGCAAGAAAATCACTTATGGGCTTATGGGTAGAAAAGGCTATGAAGGCTTCTTGAAAGATTATATTAATGATAACTGGAGGCTGGAACTATGA